The following proteins are co-located in the Nocardia bhagyanarayanae genome:
- a CDS encoding glucose 1-dehydrogenase — MTTLDGKVAIITGAARGQGEAEARLFVELGARVVITDVLADEGKTVAESLGDAARFVAHDVSSESEWAAAVQTAEREFGRLDVLVNNAAIYTTKALTDTSAEELERILRVNLVGSFLGIKAVAGPLAAAGGGSIVNISSQAGLQGLMGHAAYGASKWGLRGLTKTAALELGPAGIRVNSVHPGPIHTPMIGHLGLSTGPGSFPALPLGRVGLPGEVADLVAFLASDASAFVTGAELAIDGGLSAGQFIPPGAQLPGVE; from the coding sequence ATGACCACGCTGGACGGGAAAGTCGCGATCATCACCGGTGCGGCCCGCGGCCAAGGCGAGGCCGAAGCGCGGCTGTTCGTCGAACTCGGTGCGCGCGTCGTGATCACGGACGTACTGGCCGACGAAGGCAAGACGGTGGCCGAATCACTCGGCGACGCCGCGCGTTTCGTGGCGCACGATGTGAGCAGCGAGTCCGAGTGGGCGGCCGCCGTGCAGACCGCCGAACGCGAATTCGGTCGGCTCGACGTGCTGGTGAACAACGCCGCGATCTACACGACCAAGGCGCTCACCGACACCAGTGCCGAAGAGCTGGAACGGATTCTGCGGGTCAACCTCGTCGGCTCCTTCCTCGGCATCAAGGCCGTGGCGGGTCCGCTGGCGGCCGCGGGCGGCGGATCCATCGTCAACATCTCCTCGCAGGCCGGTCTCCAGGGTCTGATGGGGCACGCCGCCTACGGCGCGTCGAAGTGGGGACTGCGCGGACTGACGAAGACCGCCGCGCTCGAGCTCGGTCCCGCGGGCATCCGCGTGAACTCCGTGCACCCCGGCCCGATCCACACGCCGATGATCGGTCACCTCGGATTGAGCACCGGCCCTGGCAGTTTCCCTGCCCTGCCGCTCGGTCGTGTCGGGCTACCCGGCGAGGTCGCCGATCTGGTCGCCTTCCTCGCCTCGGACGCCTCGGCGTTCGTCACCGGCGCGGAACTCGCGATCGATGGCGGCTTGTCCGCCGGGCAGTTCATTCCACCCGGCGCGCAGCTGCCGGGCGTGGAGTAA
- a CDS encoding LLM class flavin-dependent oxidoreductase yields MKFSMIFEAQMTDPSAEHERQVLRDCVEQAVLAEEMGFDTVWAVEHHGLKWYAHMSAPEIFLTWVAARTERIRIGHGVVCMPFNFNHPVRAAERAAMLDVLSNGRVNLGAGRGATPQETSMCGVDPDRTYQEVEESLRIIGKAWQDPEGEFEWHGELLDIDPHPMLPRPIQLPHPPLFMACTKKDTLKLAADYGIGALVLGFAGVEEIAELRRTYDQAIAERTGEKFVSTVVNDHFAALCPTIVLEDREKAQQIGARGQRFFAQSIKHWYGAGPVPDEAVDPNADELAAIKQAADDHVAYLHEAKIPVKAGATSVFNAEHAYGSPEDAIAYVERLKAAGADEILCLIQMGTVPQEACLETIRHWGETVIPHFRKNEE; encoded by the coding sequence ATGAAGTTCTCGATGATCTTCGAGGCGCAGATGACCGATCCGTCGGCCGAGCACGAACGGCAGGTGCTCCGCGACTGCGTGGAGCAGGCCGTGCTGGCCGAGGAGATGGGCTTCGACACCGTCTGGGCCGTCGAGCATCACGGGTTGAAGTGGTACGCGCACATGAGCGCCCCGGAGATCTTCCTGACCTGGGTGGCCGCGCGCACCGAGCGTATCCGGATCGGTCACGGCGTGGTCTGCATGCCGTTCAACTTCAACCATCCGGTGCGCGCCGCCGAACGCGCCGCCATGCTCGACGTGCTCTCCAACGGCCGGGTCAACCTGGGCGCGGGCCGCGGCGCCACCCCGCAGGAGACCTCCATGTGCGGGGTCGATCCCGACCGCACCTACCAGGAGGTCGAGGAGTCGCTGCGCATCATCGGCAAGGCCTGGCAGGACCCCGAGGGCGAATTCGAGTGGCACGGTGAGCTGCTCGACATCGACCCGCACCCGATGCTGCCGCGCCCGATCCAGCTGCCGCACCCGCCGCTGTTCATGGCCTGCACCAAGAAGGACACCCTGAAGCTGGCCGCCGACTACGGCATCGGCGCGCTCGTCCTCGGTTTCGCCGGTGTCGAGGAGATCGCCGAGCTGCGCCGCACCTACGACCAGGCCATCGCCGAGCGCACCGGCGAGAAGTTCGTCTCGACCGTCGTCAACGATCACTTCGCGGCGCTGTGCCCGACGATCGTGCTGGAGGACCGCGAGAAGGCGCAGCAGATCGGCGCGCGCGGCCAGCGGTTCTTCGCGCAGTCGATCAAGCACTGGTACGGCGCGGGCCCGGTGCCGGACGAGGCCGTCGACCCCAACGCCGACGAGCTGGCCGCCATCAAGCAGGCCGCCGACGACCACGTCGCCTACCTGCACGAGGCCAAGATCCCGGTGAAGGCGGGCGCGACCTCGGTGTTCAACGCCGAGCACGCCTACGGCTCGCCGGAGGACGCCATCGCCTACGTCGAACGACTGAAGGCGGCGGGCGCCGACGAGATCCTGTGCCTGATCCAGATGGGCACCGTGCCGCAGGAAGCGTGCCTGGAGACCATCCGGCACTGGGGCGAGACCGTGATCCCGCACTTCCGGAAGAACGAGGAGTGA
- a CDS encoding glucose 1-dehydrogenase, translating to MGRLEDKVALITGGARGMGAEHVRRFVAEGARVVFGDVLDEQGAELAAELGAAAHYVHHDVTSEADWTAAVDTARERFGKLDVLVNNAGVLRFQSIADMSLADFSTIMNVNVTGSWLGIKTAAPALTEAGGGSIVNISSVEGFIGAAGLSAYSASKFALRGITKSASRELGKAGIRVNSVHPGGIATPMTANASSGVDGDKFFAGLPIPRWGRPEEVTEAVVFLVSDAAGYCTGTEVVVDGGMLTGAGY from the coding sequence GTGGGTCGACTCGAAGACAAGGTCGCGCTGATCACCGGTGGCGCGCGCGGGATGGGCGCCGAACACGTGCGCCGCTTCGTCGCCGAAGGCGCGCGGGTGGTGTTCGGCGATGTGCTCGACGAGCAGGGCGCGGAACTCGCGGCCGAGCTCGGCGCGGCCGCCCACTACGTGCACCACGACGTGACCAGCGAAGCCGACTGGACCGCGGCGGTGGACACCGCGCGCGAGCGGTTCGGCAAGCTGGACGTGCTGGTGAACAATGCGGGCGTCCTGCGCTTCCAGAGCATCGCGGACATGAGCCTGGCCGACTTCAGCACCATCATGAACGTCAACGTCACCGGTTCGTGGCTGGGCATCAAGACCGCGGCGCCCGCGCTCACCGAGGCGGGCGGCGGATCCATCGTCAACATCTCCTCGGTCGAGGGATTCATCGGCGCGGCGGGCCTTTCCGCCTACAGCGCGAGCAAATTCGCGCTGCGCGGCATCACCAAGTCGGCCTCGCGCGAGCTGGGCAAGGCGGGCATCCGGGTGAACTCCGTGCACCCCGGCGGCATCGCCACGCCGATGACCGCCAACGCGTCCTCCGGCGTGGACGGCGACAAGTTCTTCGCCGGCCTGCCGATCCCGCGCTGGGGCCGTCCCGAGGAGGTCACCGAGGCGGTGGTCTTCCTGGTCTCCGACGCCGCGGGCTACTGCACCGGCACCGAGGTGGTCGTCGACGGCGGCATGCTCACCGGCGCGGGCTACTGA
- the kstD gene encoding 3-oxosteroid 1-dehydrogenase: protein MSEQKSTEAVYDVVVVGSGAAGMTAALTAAYRGLSVVLIEKSRTFGGSTARSGGGVWIPNNPVLVREGVPDSPDLARVYLKSVVGDRVPQAKQDAFLDNGPRMMTYLSSRTPHLEFVYDRGYSDYHPELPGGLAQGRSIEPAIVDGRLLGDDLALINQPTMSGPKGIAFTVSDFHDLNMIARTWKGKRTAMKVGAKAVMNKLRGRLPLSLGKALVARLWLALRDAGVPVWLNTPLTELITEDGAVVGVRAERDGAPIVLRARRGVVLAAGGFEHNLEMREQYFAAPVSTDWTVGATENVGDGIRAGENVGAALDLMDDAWWGPSVRNPDGPPFFCLAERSQPGAIMVNDAGQRFTNESASYVDVVHTMYERHASGVGHVPAHFIMDQRFRDRYLFLGTFPKQAIPQKYFDAGIIKKADTLEELADKIGVPADALTSTVQRFNGFALAGRDEDFHRGESAYDRYYGDPTVRPNPCLAPIEKPPFYAVEMVPGDLGTKGGLLTDEHSRVLRADGAPIAGLYAAGNNSAAVMGNSYAGAGATIGPAMVFGYIAANHLADLDRA from the coding sequence ATGTCTGAGCAGAAGTCCACGGAGGCCGTCTACGACGTGGTGGTCGTCGGTTCCGGCGCGGCGGGCATGACCGCCGCGCTGACCGCCGCCTATCGCGGCCTGTCGGTCGTGCTGATCGAGAAGAGCCGCACCTTCGGCGGTTCCACCGCGCGCTCCGGCGGCGGCGTGTGGATTCCGAACAATCCCGTGCTGGTGCGCGAAGGCGTCCCGGACAGCCCCGATCTGGCCCGCGTCTACCTGAAATCCGTGGTGGGCGACCGGGTTCCGCAGGCCAAGCAGGACGCCTTCCTGGACAACGGCCCGCGCATGATGACCTACCTGAGCTCGCGCACGCCGCATCTCGAATTCGTCTACGACCGTGGGTATTCCGATTACCATCCGGAACTGCCTGGTGGTCTGGCCCAGGGTCGCAGCATCGAGCCTGCCATCGTCGACGGCCGTCTGCTCGGCGACGACCTGGCGCTGATCAACCAGCCGACGATGTCCGGCCCGAAGGGAATCGCCTTCACCGTCAGCGACTTCCACGATCTCAACATGATCGCGCGCACCTGGAAGGGCAAGCGCACGGCCATGAAGGTCGGCGCCAAGGCGGTCATGAACAAGCTGCGCGGGCGCCTGCCGCTGAGCCTCGGCAAGGCGCTCGTCGCCCGGCTGTGGCTGGCGCTGCGCGACGCGGGCGTGCCGGTGTGGCTGAACACGCCGCTCACCGAACTGATCACCGAGGACGGCGCCGTGGTCGGCGTGCGCGCCGAGCGCGACGGCGCGCCGATCGTGCTGCGGGCGCGCCGCGGCGTCGTGCTGGCCGCGGGCGGCTTCGAGCACAACCTGGAAATGCGCGAGCAGTACTTCGCCGCGCCGGTGAGCACCGACTGGACCGTCGGCGCCACCGAGAACGTCGGCGACGGCATCCGGGCGGGCGAAAACGTAGGCGCGGCACTAGATCTCATGGACGACGCGTGGTGGGGTCCGTCGGTGCGCAACCCCGACGGACCGCCGTTCTTCTGCCTGGCCGAACGCTCGCAGCCCGGCGCCATCATGGTCAACGACGCGGGACAGCGGTTCACCAACGAGTCGGCCAGCTACGTCGACGTCGTGCACACCATGTACGAGCGCCATGCGTCCGGAGTCGGTCACGTGCCCGCGCATTTCATCATGGACCAGCGCTTCCGCGACCGGTACCTGTTCCTCGGCACCTTTCCGAAGCAGGCCATCCCGCAGAAGTACTTCGACGCCGGCATCATCAAGAAGGCCGACACCCTCGAAGAACTCGCGGACAAGATCGGCGTCCCTGCCGACGCGCTGACCTCGACGGTCCAGCGGTTCAACGGCTTCGCGCTGGCCGGGCGCGACGAGGACTTCCACCGCGGCGAATCCGCCTACGACCGCTACTACGGTGACCCGACGGTGCGGCCGAACCCGTGCCTCGCGCCGATCGAGAAGCCGCCGTTCTACGCGGTGGAGATGGTCCCCGGCGATCTGGGCACCAAGGGCGGCCTGCTCACCGACGAGCACTCCCGGGTGCTGCGCGCCGACGGCGCGCCGATCGCCGGACTGTACGCGGCGGGCAACAACTCGGCCGCCGTGATGGGCAACAGCTACGCCGGGGCGGGCGCGACCATCGGCCCAGCCATGGTGTTCGGCTACATCGCCGCCAACCACCTCGCCGATCTCGATCGAGCGTGA
- a CDS encoding glucose 1-dehydrogenase, giving the protein MDRVSGKTVIVTGGARGMGAAFARKLAEHGASVVITDVLAEEGKAVAAELGERALFLPLDVTDENAWQSVVSEAERAFGPVAGLVNNAGIVHVDPIEKLAEADYRKVIDVNQVGVFLGMKAVVPSMRRAGGGSIVNISSIGGIIAFSNILGYVASKWAVRGMSKAAAQEFGVDGIRVNSVHPGVVATEMTATSDRSNSMVHDQPLPRAATPEELANVVLFLISDESAYCTGAEFVADGGFTTK; this is encoded by the coding sequence ATGGACAGGGTCAGCGGTAAGACGGTCATCGTGACCGGTGGTGCGCGGGGCATGGGCGCGGCGTTCGCGCGCAAGCTCGCGGAGCATGGCGCGTCGGTGGTGATCACCGACGTGCTCGCCGAGGAGGGCAAGGCGGTCGCCGCCGAACTCGGCGAGCGGGCGCTGTTCCTTCCGCTCGATGTGACCGACGAAAACGCTTGGCAGTCGGTGGTTTCGGAAGCCGAGCGGGCCTTCGGTCCGGTCGCCGGACTGGTCAACAACGCGGGCATCGTGCATGTCGATCCGATCGAGAAGCTCGCCGAAGCGGACTACCGCAAGGTGATCGACGTCAACCAGGTCGGCGTGTTCCTCGGGATGAAAGCCGTTGTGCCGTCGATGCGCCGGGCGGGCGGCGGCTCGATCGTGAACATCTCCTCGATCGGCGGCATCATCGCCTTCTCCAACATCCTCGGCTACGTCGCGTCCAAGTGGGCGGTGCGCGGCATGAGCAAGGCCGCGGCCCAGGAGTTCGGCGTGGACGGAATCCGGGTCAACTCGGTGCATCCCGGCGTCGTCGCCACCGAGATGACCGCCACCTCGGACCGCTCCAACTCGATGGTGCACGACCAGCCGCTCCCCCGCGCCGCCACCCCCGAGGAGCTGGCCAACGTGGTGCTGTTCCTGATCTCCGACGAGTCGGCCTACTGCACCGGCGCGGAATTCGTCGCCGACGGCGGCTTCACCACCAAATGA
- a CDS encoding SDR family NAD(P)-dependent oxidoreductase codes for MKNFQDKVAVITGAGAGIGRALALELARNGARLALSGRDLANVSETAALCEQAGAKARAYKLDVTDRAAFYAHAEEVHTDFGPANLLVNNAGVSLTATVEELSWEDFEWIVNINFWGVMYGTKAFLPQVIASGDGHIANVSSMFGLAACPSQGAYNATKFGIRGFTDALRQEMKIAGHPVGVSSVHPGMVKTEIAWKARAGGDRDRDALAANFDRLAKTTPEAAAKIILRGIQKDKAKILVGADARVIDLLPRLFGSGYQRIITAQMKNEVN; via the coding sequence GTGAAGAACTTCCAGGACAAGGTCGCCGTCATCACCGGCGCCGGGGCGGGGATCGGGCGGGCGCTGGCGCTCGAATTGGCGCGCAACGGCGCGCGTCTCGCGCTGTCCGGACGCGACCTCGCCAACGTCAGCGAGACCGCCGCGCTGTGCGAGCAGGCGGGCGCGAAGGCGCGCGCCTACAAGCTCGACGTCACCGACCGCGCGGCGTTCTACGCGCACGCCGAGGAGGTGCACACCGACTTCGGACCGGCCAACCTGCTGGTCAACAACGCGGGCGTCTCGCTGACGGCCACCGTCGAGGAACTCAGCTGGGAGGACTTCGAGTGGATCGTGAACATCAACTTCTGGGGCGTCATGTACGGAACCAAGGCGTTCCTCCCGCAGGTGATCGCCTCCGGTGACGGGCACATCGCCAACGTGTCCAGCATGTTCGGCCTGGCCGCGTGCCCGAGCCAAGGCGCCTACAACGCAACGAAGTTCGGTATTCGCGGCTTCACCGACGCGCTGCGCCAGGAGATGAAGATCGCCGGTCATCCGGTCGGCGTGAGCAGCGTGCACCCGGGCATGGTCAAGACCGAGATCGCCTGGAAGGCCCGCGCGGGCGGCGATCGCGACCGCGACGCGCTCGCCGCCAACTTCGATCGGCTGGCCAAGACCACCCCCGAGGCCGCGGCGAAGATCATCCTGCGTGGCATCCAGAAGGACAAGGCCAAGATCCTCGTCGGTGCCGACGCCCGCGTCATCGATCTGCTTCCCCGGCTTTTCGGCTCTGGTTACCAACGCATCATCACGGCCCAGATGAAGAACGAGGTCAACTGA
- a CDS encoding DUF2332 domain-containing protein, translating into MDTAQRYRRFARFEAHGHSPCYADWSRRTADDTEVLALVESLPAAKRQPNLVLASARYVGAPQGPFDDRPWLDPWSGPSPVRLSCRTMSDPPVPDRLPAVIGRVGVDLNPLDVGDAEHMRWLECLIWPEQQERLDRLHRAAAIARADPPELIGGDLNDTIEELVRAAPGNAQVVVFGSAVLAYLDADERARFVETMRELGCTWIANEGCGVVPVGRGLLPKPCSETRDRFVLTEDGVPVAYSGPHGQSLEWFRRG; encoded by the coding sequence GTGGATACCGCGCAACGCTATCGACGGTTCGCACGGTTCGAGGCGCACGGCCACTCGCCGTGCTATGCGGACTGGTCACGGCGGACCGCCGACGATACGGAAGTGCTCGCGCTCGTCGAGTCGCTGCCCGCCGCGAAGCGTCAGCCCAATCTCGTGCTGGCCTCGGCGCGGTATGTCGGCGCGCCGCAGGGGCCGTTCGACGACCGCCCCTGGCTGGATCCGTGGTCGGGGCCCTCGCCGGTTCGGTTGTCCTGCAGGACCATGAGCGACCCGCCGGTACCCGACCGTCTCCCCGCGGTGATCGGCCGGGTGGGCGTCGACCTCAACCCACTGGACGTCGGCGATGCCGAGCACATGCGCTGGCTCGAGTGCCTGATCTGGCCGGAACAGCAGGAGCGGCTCGACCGCCTGCATCGTGCGGCGGCGATCGCCCGCGCTGACCCGCCCGAGCTCATCGGCGGCGATCTCAACGACACCATCGAAGAATTGGTGCGTGCCGCTCCGGGCAATGCGCAGGTCGTGGTATTCGGCAGCGCCGTCCTCGCCTACCTGGATGCCGACGAGCGGGCTCGGTTCGTCGAAACCATGCGCGAGCTGGGGTGCACCTGGATCGCCAACGAGGGCTGCGGCGTCGTTCCCGTCGGCCGGGGTCTTTTGCCGAAACCGTGCTCCGAGACGCGTGATCGGTTCGTTCTCACCGAAGACGGTGTGCCGGTGGCCTATTCGGGGCCGCACGGGCAGAGTCTCGAGTGGTTCCGGCGGGGCTGA
- a CDS encoding TetR/AcrR family transcriptional regulator, whose product MGRKKLLEPTLTELPHGPHGLARELVTGSQRQRLLYGVTVVVADRGYLTATIADIAAAAKVSRRTFYQHFPDKEACFLAAAEAGRDLMIEHLERVMREVFAEPVEPLEALRLGIREYLTLLRDEPSFARSFYLETAPAGSRAIESFERCQHWFAGFIRSWRAGAGPVDPSVPDDAYLAVTDATNEAVRRTLRAGGDLLELEDIVLYIHRTLLGLGTPAD is encoded by the coding sequence GTGGGACGTAAGAAGTTGCTGGAGCCGACCCTGACGGAGTTGCCGCACGGGCCGCACGGGCTTGCTCGTGAACTGGTGACGGGGTCGCAGCGGCAACGGCTCTTGTACGGGGTGACGGTCGTCGTCGCGGATCGCGGCTATCTCACCGCGACGATCGCGGATATCGCCGCGGCGGCCAAAGTTTCGCGCCGGACGTTCTACCAGCACTTCCCGGACAAGGAAGCGTGCTTTCTGGCCGCGGCCGAGGCGGGCCGGGATCTGATGATCGAACATCTCGAGCGCGTGATGAGGGAGGTATTCGCCGAACCGGTGGAGCCGCTCGAGGCGCTGCGGCTCGGAATTCGCGAATACCTCACCCTGTTGCGTGACGAACCGTCGTTCGCCCGCTCGTTCTACCTGGAGACCGCCCCGGCCGGGTCGCGCGCGATCGAGTCGTTCGAGCGATGCCAACACTGGTTCGCCGGGTTCATCCGATCGTGGCGTGCAGGGGCAGGCCCCGTTGATCCATCGGTGCCGGATGATGCATATCTGGCGGTTACCGATGCGACCAACGAGGCCGTTCGCAGGACCCTGCGCGCCGGAGGTGACTTGCTCGAGCTGGAGGACATCGTGCTGTACATCCACCGCACGCTGCTCGGGCTGGGAACCCCTGCCGACTAG
- a CDS encoding helix-turn-helix transcriptional regulator gives MTDTAARLLQLLALLQTRREWSGPELAQRLGVTVRTVRRDIERLRELDYPVRSGLGAVGGYRLESGAALPPLLLDDEEAVAITLGLRNAALGGVAGSEESAARALVKLQQVLPDRLRRRVDAVQTSTVDLAGPPAGPQVDPETLVALAACARDHERIRFSYRDKDDAESRRLVEPHSLVSAGRRWYLVAWDVDRSDWRTFRVDRITSTLPVGVRFPPRELPDADPAAFVTRSLARARPVQHVELLVHASAAELADRFRVRTAEVEPLDDHTCLLRTTADSLEWTALRIAHLDLPFEVRHPPEMSTHLRTLATKLLRAAGDSS, from the coding sequence GTGACCGATACCGCCGCCCGGCTTCTCCAACTCCTCGCGCTGTTGCAGACGCGGCGGGAGTGGAGCGGGCCCGAACTGGCGCAGCGCCTCGGCGTCACGGTGCGCACGGTGCGCCGCGATATCGAGCGGCTGCGCGAGCTGGACTATCCCGTGCGCTCGGGGCTCGGCGCGGTCGGCGGCTACCGGCTGGAATCCGGGGCCGCGTTGCCGCCGCTGCTGCTCGACGACGAGGAGGCGGTCGCGATCACGCTCGGCCTGCGCAACGCCGCGCTCGGTGGCGTCGCGGGCAGCGAGGAATCGGCCGCGCGGGCGCTGGTGAAACTTCAGCAGGTACTGCCGGATCGGTTGCGCAGGCGGGTGGACGCGGTGCAGACCAGTACCGTCGACCTGGCCGGACCGCCAGCTGGTCCGCAGGTGGACCCCGAGACCTTGGTGGCGCTGGCGGCCTGCGCCCGCGACCACGAGCGAATCCGCTTCTCCTACCGCGACAAAGACGACGCCGAGTCGCGCAGGCTGGTCGAGCCGCACAGCCTGGTGTCGGCCGGGCGCCGCTGGTATCTCGTCGCCTGGGACGTCGACCGCTCCGACTGGCGCACGTTCCGGGTGGACCGCATCACGTCCACGCTGCCCGTCGGGGTGCGTTTCCCGCCGCGCGAACTCCCCGACGCCGACCCCGCCGCCTTCGTCACCCGCTCGCTCGCCCGTGCCCGTCCCGTCCAGCACGTCGAACTCCTGGTCCACGCCTCCGCCGCCGAACTCGCCGACCGCTTCCGCGTGCGCACCGCCGAAGTGGAACCCCTCGACGACCACACCTGCCTGCTCCGCACCACCGCCGACTCCCTCGAATGGACCGCCCTCCGCATCGCCCACCTCGACCTTCCCTTCGAAGTCCGCCACCCCCCGGAAATGTCCACCCACCTCCGCACTCTCGCCACCAAACTCCTTCGCGCGGCTGGCGATTCGAGTTGA
- a CDS encoding excinuclease ABC subunit UvrA, with product MNAETIEIVGARVHNLRDVTLRIPKGKIVVFTGVSGSGKSSVVFGTVAVESQRQLNETFTWFIRNRLPKYERPDADVIDNLAPAVVVDQKPIGGNSRSTVGTMTDIQSIIRVLFSRHGVPSAGEATRYSFNDPLGMCPECGGLGHVVRADLDKLLDTGKSLNEGAIRFSPFAVGTFQWQIYAESGLFDPDKPLRDFTAEEWQLFLHGNGFRVPRLNKTGSMGHNAYEGLLERFDRLYIKRDLSALSEKNRTAAMAVVSEQTCPSCDGARLNAAALASRIGGLGIADYGRMEVSDLIETLAAIDDPVAAPIAGAAIARLRRVEDVGLGYLSLDRETSTLSGGEAQRLKVVRHLGSSLTGMTYIFDEPSVGMHPRDVHRLNELLIQLRDKGNSVLVVEHSPDVIAVADHVVDMGPGAGADGGTVVFQGSVEKLRASGTLTGERLRETRPVNESPRTPTGWLTVSGADRYNLKNVTARFPAGVLTAVTGVAGSGKSTLVSGAFLAAHPDAVAVDQSAIGGSRRSSPATYLGIMDQLRQLFAKAHGVKPGLFSFNSAGACAECGGAGIIFTDLAYMDPVTTVCQTCHGRRYRPEVLGYQVRGASIADVLDMTASEALEFWHEHDDARILTPLRALADVGLGYLTLGRALSSLSGGERQRIKLADHLHRRGGVYVLDEPTTGLHMADVDTLMTLLDRLVDGGNTVIVIEHDLEVVKRADWIVDLGPDGGKHGGEIVFAGTPTELLADRRSITADYLRRSLTDAA from the coding sequence GTGAACGCAGAGACCATCGAGATCGTCGGAGCACGGGTGCACAATCTGCGCGACGTGACCCTCCGAATTCCCAAGGGCAAGATCGTCGTCTTCACCGGGGTGTCCGGTTCCGGGAAGTCGTCGGTGGTGTTCGGCACCGTCGCGGTGGAGTCGCAACGCCAGCTCAACGAGACATTCACCTGGTTCATCCGCAACCGGCTGCCCAAGTACGAGCGCCCGGACGCCGACGTCATCGACAACCTGGCGCCCGCCGTCGTGGTGGACCAGAAACCGATCGGCGGCAACTCCCGTTCCACCGTCGGCACCATGACCGATATCCAGTCGATCATCCGCGTCCTGTTCTCCCGGCACGGCGTGCCGAGCGCCGGTGAGGCGACGAGGTATTCGTTCAACGACCCGCTCGGCATGTGCCCGGAGTGCGGCGGACTCGGCCACGTGGTGCGCGCGGATCTGGACAAGCTGCTCGACACCGGAAAGTCGTTGAACGAGGGGGCGATCCGCTTCTCCCCCTTCGCGGTCGGCACCTTCCAGTGGCAGATCTACGCCGAATCCGGCCTCTTCGATCCGGACAAGCCGCTGCGCGACTTCACCGCGGAGGAATGGCAATTGTTCCTGCACGGCAATGGTTTCCGGGTGCCGCGACTCAACAAGACCGGCTCCATGGGCCACAACGCCTACGAGGGCCTGCTGGAACGCTTCGACCGGCTCTACATCAAGCGGGACCTGAGCGCGCTCTCGGAGAAGAACCGGACGGCGGCGATGGCGGTGGTCAGCGAACAGACCTGCCCGTCCTGCGATGGTGCGCGACTGAACGCGGCCGCGCTGGCGAGCCGGATCGGCGGACTCGGCATCGCCGACTACGGCCGGATGGAGGTGTCGGATCTGATCGAGACGTTGGCCGCGATCGACGATCCGGTGGCCGCGCCCATCGCGGGCGCCGCGATCGCCCGGCTGCGCCGCGTCGAGGACGTCGGCCTCGGGTACCTGTCCCTCGACCGCGAGACGTCCACGCTCTCCGGCGGCGAGGCGCAGCGGCTCAAGGTCGTCCGCCACCTCGGCTCCAGCCTCACCGGCATGACGTACATCTTCGACGAACCGAGCGTCGGCATGCACCCGCGCGACGTGCACCGGTTGAACGAACTGCTGATCCAGTTGCGGGACAAGGGCAATTCGGTGCTGGTGGTGGAACACTCCCCCGACGTCATCGCGGTCGCCGACCACGTGGTGGACATGGGTCCCGGCGCGGGCGCCGACGGTGGCACGGTGGTGTTCCAGGGCAGCGTCGAGAAACTGCGCGCCTCCGGAACACTCACTGGCGAACGGCTGCGCGAGACGCGACCGGTCAACGAGAGCCCGCGCACACCGACGGGCTGGCTGACTGTGTCGGGAGCCGATCGGTACAACCTGAAGAACGTGACCGCGCGTTTTCCGGCCGGCGTGCTCACCGCCGTGACCGGAGTCGCCGGATCGGGCAAGAGCACGCTGGTGTCGGGCGCGTTCCTCGCGGCGCATCCGGACGCGGTGGCGGTCGACCAGTCGGCCATCGGCGGTTCCCGGCGGTCGAGTCCCGCGACGTATCTCGGAATCATGGATCAGCTACGGCAACTGTTCGCCAAGGCGCACGGCGTCAAGCCCGGACTGTTCAGCTTCAACTCCGCGGGCGCGTGCGCCGAATGCGGCGGGGCCGGAATCATTTTCACCGACCTCGCCTATATGGATCCGGTGACCACGGTATGCCAGACCTGCCACGGCCGCCGTTACCGGCCCGAGGTGCTCGGCTATCAGGTGCGTGGGGCATCGATCGCCGATGTGCTGGACATGACGGCGTCCGAGGCGCTGGAGTTCTGGCACGAGCACGACGACGCGCGCATCCTGACGCCGCTGCGGGCGCTGGCGGACGTGGGCCTCGGCTACCTCACCCTCGGCCGCGCGCTGAGCTCGCTCTCCGGCGGCGAACGGCAGCGCATCAAGCTGGCCGATCACCTGCACCGCCGCGGCGGGGTGTACGTGCTGGACGAGCCGACCACCGGGCTGCACATGGCCGACGTGGACACCCTCATGACGCTGCTGGATCGCCTGGTGGACGGCGGCAACACGGTGATCGTCATCGAGCACGACCTGGAGGTCGTCAAGCGTGCCGATTGGATCGTCGACCTGGGGCCCGACGGCGGCAAGCACGGCGGCGAGATCGTCTTCGCCGGTACGCCGACGGAGCTCTTGGCGGATCGACGGTCCATCACCGCGGACTACCTGCGCCGCAGCCTGACGGACGCGGCGTAG